In Bradyrhizobium lablabi, one DNA window encodes the following:
- a CDS encoding helix-turn-helix domain-containing protein: MATDAGKKLFVGPRFRRIRQQLGLSQTQIAEGLGISPSYINLIERNQRPVTAQILLRLAETYDLDLRDLATADEDRFFAELNEIFSDPLFRQIDLPKQELRDLAELCPGVTHSLQRLYAAYTEARRGETMAAAQFADREEGARFEANPIERVRELIEANRNYFPELEQAAETLRDELNVPAEGLFAALGTRLREKHSIVTRIMPVDVMRETLRRFDRHRRQLLISELIDGPGRAFQLAFQTGIAECGGAFETIIGRAGPLDDTPRRLYRITLANYFAAAVMMPYQAFHGAAEALSYDVHVLAQRFNAGFEQVCHRLTTLQRPNARGVPFFLLRVDNAGNVSKRFSSGTFPFSKFGGTCPLWNVHSTFDTPDRLLKQVIELPDGTRYFSIAQMVRRQVSPHPQPQPRFAIGLGCEIRHASRLVYATGMDLEKTEGTPIGVNCRLCERENCSQRAEPPITRTLILDENTRRVSSFAFSNAREL, translated from the coding sequence ATGGCGACCGATGCTGGAAAGAAGCTGTTTGTCGGCCCGAGATTCCGGCGCATCCGCCAGCAATTGGGCCTGTCGCAGACCCAGATCGCCGAGGGGCTTGGGATTTCCCCGAGCTATATCAACCTGATCGAGCGCAACCAGCGCCCGGTGACGGCGCAAATATTGCTCCGCCTGGCGGAAACCTATGACCTCGATCTGCGCGATCTCGCCACCGCCGACGAGGATCGCTTCTTCGCCGAACTGAATGAGATCTTTTCCGATCCGCTGTTCCGGCAGATCGACCTGCCGAAACAGGAATTGCGCGATCTGGCCGAGCTCTGCCCCGGCGTAACGCATTCGCTGCAACGGCTCTACGCCGCCTATACCGAGGCCCGCCGCGGCGAGACCATGGCGGCGGCGCAATTCGCCGATCGCGAGGAAGGCGCGCGCTTCGAGGCCAATCCGATCGAGCGCGTGCGCGAATTGATCGAGGCCAACCGCAATTATTTCCCCGAACTCGAACAGGCCGCGGAAACTTTGCGCGACGAGTTGAACGTACCGGCCGAGGGGCTGTTCGCCGCGCTCGGCACACGCTTGCGCGAAAAACATTCGATCGTCACCCGCATCATGCCGGTCGATGTCATGCGCGAGACCTTGCGGCGGTTCGACCGTCACCGCCGGCAATTGCTGATCTCGGAATTGATCGACGGGCCCGGCCGCGCGTTCCAGCTCGCCTTCCAGACCGGCATCGCCGAATGCGGCGGCGCGTTCGAGACCATCATCGGGCGCGCCGGACCGCTCGACGACACCCCTCGCCGGCTCTACCGGATCACGCTCGCAAATTATTTCGCGGCGGCCGTCATGATGCCCTATCAGGCGTTTCACGGCGCTGCCGAAGCACTGAGCTACGACGTCCACGTGCTGGCGCAGCGTTTCAATGCCGGTTTCGAGCAGGTCTGTCACCGTCTCACCACGCTGCAACGGCCGAACGCCCGTGGCGTGCCGTTTTTTCTGTTGCGCGTCGACAATGCCGGCAACGTGTCGAAACGATTTTCCTCCGGCACGTTTCCATTCTCGAAATTCGGCGGCACCTGTCCGCTGTGGAACGTGCACTCGACCTTCGACACGCCGGACCGGCTGTTGAAGCAGGTGATCGAACTGCCCGACGGCACGCGCTATTTCTCGATCGCGCAGATGGTGCGGCGGCAGGTCTCGCCGCACCCGCAACCACAGCCGCGTTTTGCGATCGGGCTCGGTTGTGAAATCCGTCATGCGTCGCGCCTCGTCTACGCCACCGGCATGGATCTGGAAAAGACCGAGGGCACGCCGATCGGCGTCAACTGCAGGCTTTGCGAACGCGAAAACTGCAGCCAGCGCGCCGAGCCGCCGATCACGCGCACCCTCATTCTCGACGAGAACACCAGGCGCGTGTCGTCGTTTGCGTTCAGTAATGCAAGGGAGCTGTGA
- the aceA gene encoding isocitrate lyase, whose translation MAKTFEQLVPAPAGRFDGIGRPYSPAEVENLRGSVPIAYTLATKGANRLWESLKKEPYVNSLGAVTGNQAMQQARAGLPAIYLSGWQVAADANTAGAMYPDQSLYPANAGPELCRRINRTFQRADQIEHSEGGAKIDWFVPIVADAEAGFGGPLNSFEIMKAYIEAGAAGVHFEDQLASEKKCGHMGGKVLIPTAAHERNLIAARLAADVCGTPTFVLARTDAESAKLITADVDERDREFITGERTAEGFFRLKPGTGLAHCIKRGIAFAKYADLLWWETSTPNLEEAKEFAEAVHKVYPNKMLAYNCSPSFNWEANIDKATIAKFQREIGAMGYKFQFVTLAGFHSLNHGMFELARGYKAEGMAAYSRLQQAEFASEKHGYSATRHQREVGTGYFDLVSTTITGGTSSTTALHDSTEAAQFKSHDSKIKIQAAE comes from the coding sequence ATGGCGAAGACCTTTGAACAGCTGGTTCCCGCGCCCGCAGGGCGTTTCGATGGCATCGGCCGTCCCTATAGCCCGGCTGAAGTGGAGAACCTGCGCGGCTCCGTGCCGATCGCCTACACGCTCGCCACCAAAGGCGCCAATCGGCTGTGGGAATCGCTGAAGAAGGAGCCCTACGTCAATTCGCTCGGCGCCGTCACCGGCAACCAGGCGATGCAGCAGGCGCGGGCCGGTCTGCCTGCGATCTATCTGTCGGGCTGGCAGGTTGCGGCTGACGCCAACACCGCGGGCGCGATGTACCCCGACCAGAGCCTCTATCCGGCCAATGCCGGCCCGGAGCTGTGCCGCCGCATCAACCGCACTTTCCAGCGTGCCGACCAGATCGAGCACTCCGAAGGCGGCGCCAAGATCGACTGGTTCGTGCCGATCGTGGCCGACGCGGAAGCGGGCTTCGGTGGCCCCTTGAATTCGTTCGAGATCATGAAGGCCTATATCGAGGCGGGCGCGGCCGGCGTTCACTTCGAGGACCAGCTTGCGTCTGAAAAGAAGTGCGGCCACATGGGCGGCAAGGTCTTGATCCCGACTGCGGCGCACGAGCGCAACCTGATCGCGGCGCGGCTTGCGGCCGACGTCTGCGGCACGCCGACCTTTGTGCTCGCGCGTACGGATGCGGAAAGCGCAAAACTGATCACGGCCGATGTCGATGAGCGCGATCGCGAGTTCATTACCGGCGAGCGCACGGCGGAAGGTTTTTTCCGCCTGAAGCCCGGCACGGGTCTCGCGCACTGCATCAAGCGCGGCATCGCATTTGCAAAATATGCCGATCTCTTGTGGTGGGAGACCTCGACGCCGAATCTCGAAGAGGCAAAGGAATTCGCCGAGGCCGTGCACAAGGTCTATCCGAACAAGATGCTGGCCTATAACTGTTCGCCGTCGTTCAACTGGGAAGCCAATATCGACAAGGCGACGATTGCAAAATTCCAGCGCGAGATCGGCGCGATGGGCTACAAGTTCCAGTTTGTCACGCTCGCGGGCTTCCACTCGCTCAACCACGGCATGTTCGAACTGGCGCGCGGCTACAAGGCCGAGGGCATGGCGGCCTATTCCCGCCTGCAGCAGGCCGAATTCGCTTCCGAGAAGCACGGCTATTCGGCGACGCGCCACCAGCGCGAAGTCGGCACCGGCTATTTCGATCTGGTGTCCACCACCATCACCGGCGGCACCTCGTCGACGACGGCGCTGCACGACTCGACCGAGGCCGCGCAGTTCAAGTCGCACGATTCGAAAATCAAGATTCAGGCAGCCGAATAA
- a CDS encoding DUF4170 domain-containing protein, producing the protein MTTGSNFWVIGGEFGSMNFHKLVEGSAQVQGPFKTRKEAEDAWRVVSEENRHKAGVRFSIVEEPSRVPA; encoded by the coding sequence ATGACAACAGGCAGCAATTTCTGGGTGATCGGCGGCGAGTTCGGTTCGATGAACTTCCACAAGCTCGTGGAAGGCTCGGCCCAGGTGCAGGGTCCGTTCAAGACCCGCAAGGAGGCCGAGGACGCCTGGCGCGTGGTCTCCGAAGAGAACCGCCACAAGGCCGGCGTGCGCTTTTCGATCGTCGAAGAGCCCTCGCGCGTTCCGGCCTGA
- a CDS encoding metallophosphoesterase family protein gives MAKFTLAHLSDPHLPPLPRPKLRDLAGKRALGYLNWTRNRHKYHRREVLDALVSDMQAQDPDHIAVTGDLVNLALEAEFAPARAWLESVGAPDRVTVIPGNHDAYVRVTAHRFGEVLRHYLDGDDATRAGAAFPYLRRRGPLALISVSSAVPTPPLMATGRLGRGQMDALGRILAQLSEEQAFRVLLIHHPLRSNARAKRLTDSSQLRALLKQHGVELILHGHDHVHSTIWIEGPNGTIPAIGVPSASALAHGRYPAAAYNLFSIERDGEAWRCEQIVRGMGDDLQVQQLQQTRLI, from the coding sequence ATGGCGAAATTCACGCTGGCGCATTTGTCCGATCCGCATCTTCCGCCGCTGCCGAGGCCAAAACTTCGCGATCTCGCGGGCAAACGTGCGCTCGGCTATCTCAACTGGACGCGCAATCGCCACAAGTACCATCGGCGCGAGGTGCTCGACGCCCTGGTGTCGGACATGCAGGCGCAAGACCCGGACCACATCGCCGTGACCGGCGATCTCGTCAATCTCGCGCTGGAGGCGGAATTCGCGCCGGCGCGGGCCTGGCTCGAAAGCGTCGGCGCGCCGGATCGCGTCACCGTGATCCCGGGCAATCACGATGCTTACGTGCGCGTGACGGCGCATCGCTTTGGCGAAGTTTTGCGACATTATCTCGATGGCGACGATGCGACCCGTGCCGGCGCCGCATTTCCGTATCTGCGGCGGCGCGGTCCGCTGGCGCTGATCAGCGTCTCCTCCGCGGTGCCGACGCCGCCTTTGATGGCGACGGGACGGCTCGGCCGCGGGCAAATGGACGCGCTCGGACGCATCCTGGCGCAGCTGTCGGAGGAGCAGGCATTTCGCGTGCTCCTGATCCATCACCCGCTGCGCTCGAATGCGCGCGCCAAGCGGCTGACCGATTCGTCGCAACTGCGGGCCCTTCTGAAGCAGCACGGCGTGGAATTGATCCTGCACGGCCATGATCACGTTCATTCAACGATTTGGATCGAGGGGCCGAACGGCACAATACCTGCGATTGGCGTGCCTTCGGCGTCGGCGTTGGCGCATGGGCGCTATCCGGCCGCCGCCTATAATCTGTTTTCGATCGAGCGCGACGGCGAGGCGTGGCGGTGCGAGCAGATCGTCCGCGGCATGGGCGATGATCTGCAGGTTCAGCAACTGCAGCAGACGCGGCTGATCTAG
- a CDS encoding NUDIX domain-containing protein, with amino-acid sequence MNLQGFRKRFEPQLRRVFHLYWRFARGMTLGVRAVVLDGDNRVFLVKHSYVSGWYLPGGGVEVGESLRDALQRELVEEGRIELSGEPVLHGLFFNNHVSPRDHVAVYLVREFRQDRLPEPNREIIACGFFDPKALPAETTTGTRLRISEVLEGKPPIATWR; translated from the coding sequence ATGAACCTGCAAGGCTTTCGAAAGAGGTTTGAGCCGCAGTTGCGGCGGGTCTTCCATCTCTACTGGCGCTTTGCCCGCGGCATGACGCTCGGGGTCCGCGCCGTGGTATTGGACGGCGACAACCGGGTGTTTCTGGTCAAGCACAGCTATGTTTCCGGCTGGTACTTGCCGGGCGGCGGCGTTGAGGTCGGCGAAAGTCTCCGCGACGCCCTGCAACGCGAGTTGGTCGAGGAGGGACGTATCGAACTTTCGGGCGAGCCGGTGCTGCATGGCCTGTTCTTCAACAATCACGTGTCGCCCAGGGACCACGTCGCGGTCTACCTGGTACGGGAGTTTCGCCAGGATCGGCTGCCCGAGCCGAACCGCGAGATCATCGCCTGCGGCTTCTTCGACCCGAAGGCGCTGCCGGCAGAGACGACCACGGGTACGCGGTTGCGGATATCGGAAGTGCTTGAGGGCAAGCCGCCGATCGCGACGTGGCGTTAG
- a CDS encoding glycosyltransferase family 2 protein — protein MTSSSMRIAVLVPCFNEEAAVATVVAGFRKALPSAEIFVYDNNSSDRTIAAAREAGAEVRSERRQGKGHVVRRMFADIDADIYVLVDGDATYDAASAPRMIEALLSDHLDMVVGFRVDQAAAAYRPGHRTGNLMLTSFLASVFGREFKDMLSGYRVFSRRFVKSFPVLSDGFEIETELSVHALELALPVAEIETPYYARPEGSFSKLNTWSDGFRILGTILRLYRSERPLRFFTAIGISLILLSIGLAIPIVITYLEEGIVPRLPTAVLSMGLMILAVLSVSSGLVLDTVTRGRREMKLLAYLSQAPVGKT, from the coding sequence ATGACGTCATCATCGATGCGGATCGCCGTTCTGGTGCCGTGCTTCAACGAGGAAGCCGCGGTCGCAACCGTGGTGGCCGGCTTCCGCAAGGCGCTGCCGTCAGCCGAAATCTTCGTCTACGACAACAATTCCTCCGATCGCACCATCGCGGCGGCGCGCGAGGCGGGCGCCGAGGTGCGCAGCGAGCGCCGCCAGGGCAAGGGCCACGTGGTCCGGCGGATGTTTGCCGATATCGACGCCGACATCTATGTGCTGGTCGATGGCGATGCGACCTATGATGCCGCCAGCGCGCCGCGCATGATCGAGGCGCTGTTGTCGGATCATCTCGACATGGTGGTCGGCTTTCGCGTCGATCAGGCCGCGGCCGCCTATCGGCCCGGTCACCGCACCGGCAACCTGATGCTGACCAGCTTTCTCGCCTCGGTGTTCGGCCGGGAGTTCAAGGATATGCTGTCCGGCTATCGCGTGTTCTCGCGGCGTTTTGTAAAATCCTTTCCGGTATTGTCGGACGGCTTCGAGATCGAAACCGAGCTGAGCGTCCACGCACTCGAACTGGCGTTGCCGGTCGCCGAGATCGAGACGCCGTATTACGCGCGGCCGGAAGGATCCTTCAGCAAGCTGAATACGTGGAGCGACGGTTTTCGCATTCTCGGCACGATCTTGAGACTTTACCGGTCGGAACGGCCGTTGCGATTTTTCACGGCGATTGGGATTTCGCTGATACTGCTGTCGATCGGCCTCGCCATCCCCATCGTTATCACCTATCTCGAGGAAGGAATCGTTCCTCGTCTGCCGACCGCGGTGCTGTCGATGGGCCTGATGATTCTGGCTGTCCTGTCGGTGTCATCCGGGCTGGTGCTCGACACGGTGACGCGCGGGCGCCGCGAGATGAAGCTGTTGGCCTATTTGTCGCAAGCCCCCGTCGGCAAGACCTGA
- a CDS encoding GNAT family N-acetyltransferase, giving the protein MSDLSLTILPETVGDAQPIERLHERTFGPGRFVLSAYRLREHVDHVLELSFTARIGTLLVGSVRQLPVCIGDTKALLLGPLTVEPPFRGRGVGRALLDRALGDAKAKGHRLVLLVGDEAYYSRVGFKAVPKGRATMPGPVDYGRLLVAELADGAFTDVSGAIRPDWSMAR; this is encoded by the coding sequence ATGAGCGATCTCTCTCTCACCATCTTGCCCGAAACCGTCGGCGACGCGCAGCCGATCGAACGGCTGCACGAACGTACCTTCGGTCCCGGCCGCTTTGTGCTGAGCGCCTACCGGCTCCGCGAGCATGTCGATCATGTGCTCGAGCTGTCGTTCACCGCCCGGATCGGCACGCTGCTGGTGGGCTCGGTGCGCCAATTGCCGGTTTGCATCGGCGACACCAAGGCGTTGCTGCTGGGCCCGCTGACGGTCGAGCCGCCGTTCCGCGGCCGCGGCGTCGGCCGGGCGCTATTGGATCGCGCGCTGGGGGATGCGAAGGCAAAAGGCCATCGCCTCGTGCTGCTGGTCGGCGACGAGGCCTATTACAGCCGGGTCGGCTTCAAGGCCGTGCCAAAGGGACGGGCGACCATGCCGGGGCCGGTCGACTATGGCCGTCTGCTGGTGGCCGAACTCGCCGATGGCGCGTTCACGGATGTCTCCGGCGCGATCCGGCCGGACTGGAGCATGGCGCGATAA
- a CDS encoding DUF4159 domain-containing protein: MAGLPLSFAEPFLLLGLLSLPVLWWVLRVMPPRPRRIEFPPTRLLFDIAPKEETPSRTPWWLTALRLMAAALVILAAAGPIWNPQTGLAGSRAPLVILLDDGWSAASSWDARIKAADELIANADSDRRGVALVPLSEPSRDITLMPGGTARVALRQLSPKPYSIERVETLPAIERFLKATGDCEIAWLSDGVDTGRGPEFLEGLSKTIGDRTLTVFDGGTPAPLALAAAENAAAKMTVKVLRADGGIASGIVRAIDQKGSPIGEARYNFAPNDRETEAAFDLPVELRNDIARLEIAGERSAGAVQLLDKRWRRRAIGIVSGSTSDTAQPLLAPAFYLTRALAPFADVRLGDRGAPQQAITQFLDQKLPMLVLADVGTLSPEIRERLNAWIEQGGVLVRFAGPRLAQADDDLVPVKLRRGGRTLGGSLTWEKPQHMASFAADGPFAGLAVPKDITVSRQVLAEPDAVLATKSWASLEDGTPLVTGERRGKGMVSLFHVSADMRWSDLPMSGTFVEMLRRIVDLSGYTSNPGAGVAGETGSETVAPLRTLDGFGAFGPPPSTAKPMSADFRDRATPDHPPGFYGPADGPLAVNALAAADRIAPLDTLSLRARHATYTNAEPRDLRGILLSGALALFLLDAIVVAMLGAGIAGLLRRRTVSAALALALAMSAILAVPSPTRADSDDDFAMKAVSQTRLAYVVTGNADIDSIVKAGLSGLTLFLAQRTALEAGDPVGVDPAHDELAFFPLIYWPVVPGAPKPPQDAINRIDAYMKQGGTVLFDTRDAIEAPPGEGGASQTPGMQALRDILSSLDVPELEPVPREHVLTKTFYLLRDFPGRFNTGQTWVEALPRGEDDEDASRPAKGGDGVSPIIITSNDLAGAWAIRPDGQPMLPLTPGEPRQREFAFRSGVNIVMYTLTGNYKADQVHAPALIERLGQ, from the coding sequence ATCGCAGGCCTGCCGCTCTCGTTTGCCGAACCATTCCTGCTGCTGGGTCTGTTGAGCCTGCCGGTGCTGTGGTGGGTGTTGCGGGTAATGCCGCCGCGGCCGCGGCGCATCGAATTCCCGCCGACGCGGCTGTTGTTCGACATCGCGCCGAAGGAAGAGACCCCCTCGCGCACGCCATGGTGGCTGACCGCGCTCCGCCTGATGGCAGCCGCCCTCGTCATCCTCGCGGCCGCGGGACCGATCTGGAATCCGCAAACCGGACTTGCCGGCTCGCGCGCGCCGCTCGTGATCCTGCTCGACGACGGCTGGAGCGCGGCCTCGAGCTGGGACGCCAGGATCAAGGCCGCCGACGAGTTGATCGCCAATGCCGACAGCGACCGCCGCGGCGTTGCGCTGGTTCCGCTGTCGGAGCCTTCGCGTGACATTACGCTGATGCCCGGCGGCACCGCGCGGGTGGCGTTGCGCCAGCTTTCGCCAAAACCCTATTCGATCGAACGGGTCGAAACCCTGCCCGCGATCGAGCGTTTCCTGAAGGCGACCGGCGATTGCGAGATCGCCTGGCTGTCGGACGGCGTCGATACCGGACGCGGACCCGAGTTCCTCGAAGGCTTGAGCAAAACCATCGGCGATCGCACCTTGACGGTGTTCGACGGCGGGACGCCCGCGCCGCTGGCGCTGGCGGCGGCCGAAAACGCCGCGGCGAAGATGACGGTGAAGGTGCTGCGCGCAGATGGCGGTATCGCCTCCGGAATCGTGCGCGCGATCGACCAGAAGGGCTCGCCGATCGGCGAAGCCCGTTACAATTTCGCCCCGAACGATCGCGAGACCGAAGCCGCGTTCGATCTACCGGTCGAGTTGCGCAACGACATCGCCCGCCTTGAGATCGCCGGCGAGCGATCGGCGGGCGCGGTACAATTGCTCGACAAGCGATGGCGGCGCCGCGCCATCGGCATCGTAAGCGGATCGACCAGCGACACCGCGCAGCCGCTGCTGGCGCCGGCGTTCTATCTAACCCGCGCGCTCGCGCCCTTCGCCGATGTGCGGCTGGGTGATCGCGGCGCGCCGCAACAGGCGATCACGCAGTTTCTCGACCAGAAGCTGCCGATGCTGGTGCTTGCCGATGTCGGCACGCTGTCGCCCGAAATCCGCGAACGTCTTAACGCATGGATCGAGCAAGGCGGCGTGCTGGTGCGTTTTGCCGGTCCGCGATTGGCGCAAGCCGATGACGATCTGGTGCCGGTAAAACTGCGTCGCGGCGGCCGCACCCTCGGCGGCAGCCTCACCTGGGAAAAGCCGCAGCACATGGCCTCGTTCGCCGCCGACGGACCGTTCGCAGGTCTGGCGGTGCCAAAGGACATCACCGTCAGCCGGCAGGTGCTCGCCGAACCGGACGCGGTGCTCGCGACCAAGAGCTGGGCCTCGCTGGAGGACGGAACGCCATTGGTGACCGGCGAACGCCGCGGCAAGGGCATGGTGAGCCTGTTCCATGTCTCAGCCGATATGCGCTGGTCTGATTTGCCGATGTCCGGCACCTTCGTCGAGATGTTGCGGCGGATCGTCGACCTGTCCGGCTACACATCCAATCCGGGCGCGGGCGTTGCCGGAGAAACCGGCTCTGAGACGGTGGCGCCGCTGCGCACGCTTGACGGTTTCGGCGCGTTCGGACCGCCGCCCTCGACCGCAAAGCCGATGTCGGCGGACTTCCGCGATCGGGCGACACCGGACCACCCGCCCGGATTCTACGGCCCCGCCGACGGTCCGCTCGCGGTCAACGCGCTGGCCGCCGCCGATCGCATCGCGCCGCTCGACACTTTGAGTCTGCGGGCGCGGCATGCGACCTACACCAACGCGGAACCGCGCGACCTGCGCGGCATCCTGCTGTCGGGCGCGCTCGCTTTGTTCCTGCTCGACGCCATCGTCGTGGCGATGCTGGGCGCCGGGATCGCCGGGCTGTTGCGGCGGCGGACGGTATCGGCCGCATTAGCGCTCGCGCTTGCGATGTCTGCGATCCTGGCCGTACCGTCGCCGACGCGCGCCGACAGCGACGACGATTTCGCCATGAAGGCCGTCTCGCAAACCAGGCTGGCTTATGTCGTCACCGGCAATGCCGACATCGATTCCATCGTCAAGGCCGGCCTGTCCGGACTGACCTTGTTTCTCGCGCAGCGCACGGCGCTGGAGGCCGGCGATCCCGTCGGCGTCGATCCCGCGCATGACGAACTGGCTTTCTTCCCGCTGATCTACTGGCCGGTGGTGCCGGGCGCGCCGAAGCCGCCGCAAGACGCCATCAACCGCATCGACGCCTACATGAAACAGGGCGGCACCGTATTGTTCGATACCCGCGACGCCATCGAGGCCCCGCCGGGAGAAGGCGGCGCATCGCAGACGCCGGGAATGCAGGCCTTGCGCGACATTCTTTCCTCGCTCGACGTTCCCGAGCTCGAGCCGGTGCCGCGCGAACACGTGCTGACCAAGACGTTCTATCTGCTGCGCGATTTTCCCGGACGATTCAACACCGGCCAGACCTGGGTCGAGGCGTTGCCGCGCGGCGAGGATGACGAGGATGCGTCGCGGCCGGCCAAGGGCGGCGACGGCGTCTCGCCCATCATCATCACTTCCAACGACCTTGCCGGCGCATGGGCGATACGCCCGGACGGCCAGCCGATGCTGCCGCTGACGCCGGGCGAGCCGCGGCAGCGCGAATTCGCGTTCCGCTCCGGCGTCAACATCGTGATGTATACGCTGACCGGCAACTACAAAGCCGATCAGGTGCACGCGCCGGCGCTCATCGAGCGGCTGGGACAATAG